From one Streptomyces sp. CA-210063 genomic stretch:
- a CDS encoding TIGR03943 family putative permease subunit, producing MNRQAQTVVLFLTGGALLHAGFTDLYLRYVKAGLQPLLIGAGVVLIAAAVATVRYERRAAHRQDDPEAGAPGTGDATETGRAHADAIETGTAHTPHEPRVSWLLVLPLLALVLVAPPAAGSYTAMRTGTALQEQPWGYPTLPADGTLRLSVADYAGRAVYDKGRALAGRPLKVTGFLALDGAGNPYLVRMALNCCAADAQPVKIALTGELPAVLRPDTWIEVTGTYSPRQAKDPVNGTAVPYLDVTTTKPVKAPQDPYDEAWNG from the coding sequence GTGAACCGCCAGGCCCAGACCGTCGTCCTCTTCCTCACCGGCGGCGCCCTCCTCCACGCCGGCTTCACCGACCTCTACCTCCGGTACGTCAAGGCAGGCCTCCAACCGCTGCTCATAGGCGCGGGCGTGGTGCTGATAGCCGCCGCGGTCGCGACGGTCCGGTACGAACGCCGGGCGGCACACCGGCAGGACGACCCCGAAGCCGGCGCCCCAGGCACCGGCGACGCCACCGAGACCGGTAGGGCCCACGCCGACGCCATCGAGACCGGTACGGCCCACACCCCTCACGAACCCCGGGTCTCCTGGCTCCTCGTCCTCCCCCTCCTCGCCCTCGTCCTGGTCGCCCCGCCCGCCGCCGGTTCCTACACCGCGATGCGCACCGGCACGGCCCTCCAGGAGCAGCCCTGGGGCTACCCCACGCTCCCCGCCGACGGCACCCTCCGCCTGAGCGTCGCCGACTACGCGGGCCGCGCGGTCTACGACAAGGGCCGCGCCCTCGCCGGCCGCCCGCTCAAGGTCACCGGGTTCCTCGCCCTGGACGGCGCCGGCAATCCGTACCTCGTGCGCATGGCCCTCAACTGCTGCGCCGCCGACGCCCAGCCCGTCAAGATCGCCCTCACCGGTGAACTCCCGGCCGTCCTCCGGCCCGACACCTGGATCGAGGTCACCGGCACCTACAGCCCCCGACAGGCCAAGGACCCGGTCAACGGCACCGCCGTCCCGTACCTCGACGTCACGACCACCAAGCCGGTCAAGGCACCGCAGGACCCGTACGACGAGGCCTGGAACGGCTGA
- the rpmF gene encoding 50S ribosomal protein L32, whose translation MAVPKRKMSRSNTRHRRAQWKASTPQLVPFTVDGATHLVPQRLLKAYERGLIQPEG comes from the coding sequence ATGGCCGTACCCAAGCGGAAGATGTCCCGCAGCAACACCCGTCACCGTCGCGCCCAGTGGAAGGCGAGCACGCCGCAGCTGGTGCCGTTCACGGTCGACGGCGCCACGCATCTCGTACCGCAGCGGCTGCTGAAGGCGTACGAGCGCGGGCTGATCCAGCCGGAGGGCTGA
- a CDS encoding permease: protein MAISKEEAPHRGRHLDSPLLLTMLLVLAVVAQGPLRGLLSAPVTQSWMTVFVAVVVQALPFLVIGVLLSAAIAVFVPASFFARALPKRPALAVPAAGMAGVVLPGCECASVPVAGALVRRGVTPAAALAFLLSAPAINPIVLTATAVAFPGNPEMVLARFVASLLVACAMGWLWQRLGRGEWMRPPERPSYEGQSKGAAFWGSVRHDVMHAGGFLVVGAMAAATLKAVVPASWLNAAADNPVVAILALAVLAVLLSICSEADAFVAASLTQFSLTSRLAFLVVGPMIDLKLFAMQTATFGRAFALRFAPATFTLAILVSALVGAVFL, encoded by the coding sequence GTGGCCATTTCCAAGGAAGAAGCCCCCCACCGCGGTCGGCACCTCGACTCACCGCTCCTCCTCACCATGCTGCTGGTCCTGGCGGTCGTCGCGCAGGGCCCCCTGCGCGGCCTGCTGTCCGCGCCCGTGACGCAGAGCTGGATGACGGTGTTCGTGGCGGTGGTCGTGCAGGCCCTGCCGTTCCTGGTCATCGGGGTGCTGCTGTCGGCGGCCATCGCGGTGTTCGTGCCGGCGTCGTTCTTCGCCCGCGCGCTGCCGAAGCGGCCCGCGCTGGCGGTACCGGCGGCGGGCATGGCCGGTGTGGTGCTGCCGGGGTGCGAATGCGCCTCGGTACCGGTCGCGGGCGCCCTCGTGCGCCGGGGTGTGACGCCCGCGGCGGCGCTCGCCTTCCTTCTCTCCGCCCCCGCGATCAACCCGATCGTGCTGACGGCGACCGCCGTGGCCTTCCCGGGGAACCCCGAGATGGTGCTGGCCAGGTTCGTGGCGAGCCTGCTCGTGGCCTGCGCGATGGGCTGGCTGTGGCAGCGCCTGGGCCGGGGTGAATGGATGCGTCCGCCGGAGCGGCCGTCCTACGAGGGGCAGAGCAAGGGCGCGGCGTTCTGGGGCTCGGTGCGGCACGACGTGATGCACGCGGGCGGGTTCCTGGTCGTCGGCGCGATGGCGGCGGCCACGCTCAAGGCGGTCGTCCCGGCGAGCTGGCTCAACGCCGCCGCCGACAACCCGGTCGTCGCGATCCTCGCCCTGGCGGTCCTCGCCGTACTGCTTTCGATCTGCTCGGAGGCGGACGCGTTCGTCGCCGCCTCGCTGACGCAGTTCTCCCTGACCTCCCGGCTGGCCTTCCTGGTCGTCGGCCCGATGATCGACCTGAAACTCTTCGCCATGCAGACCGCCACCTTCGGCCGCGCCTTCGCGCTCCGCTTCGCCCCCGCCACCTTCACCCTCGCGATCCTGGTGTCGGCCCTCGTCGGGGCGGTGTTCCTGTGA
- a CDS encoding NAD-binding protein: MVVCGDDGLAHRLAAELRNVYGEQVTLVVPPTARVAQRPVVGRARGAAALLDRVTAAVNRAAGNGDQAIGDRTGDRGERGDQGDRGEDRNDRNGDRVLEAAEATEAVLAEAGVERAAALALVYDDDETNIRAALTARRLNPRLRLVLRLYNRRLGQHIEELLDQAAALATGGAADDGVDGLGASTTVLSDADTAAPALAATAVVGTTKVVQTDGLMLRAVERPPGRGGQSPGGLCTLALLSATTNDPAGADGSESSGERGPQLLPDERAVAAATGRGTVVLDTVRYAGPALPPGRAGGGSLGAFGAFGSLLSRRLRWSLAGLIACVFALAVAQMVITGEHPLQATYATLLDLFGIADPATDQSDSRQILQLLSGLMGLLLLPVLLAAVLEALGTFRSGTALRKPPRGLSGHVVLLGLGKIGTRVLARLRDLHIPVVCVEADPEARGLAEARRLRVPVVLGDVTQEGVLEAAKIHRAHALLAVTSSDTTNLEAGLYARSVRPDLRVVLRLYDDDFATAVYRTLRAAHPGALTRSRSVTHLAAPAFAGAMMGRQILGAIPVERRVLLFAAVEVRGHPRLEGRTVAEAFRAGAWRVLALDTAAPGESGAERAPGAPSGAGLIWDLPLTYVLRAEDRVVLAATRRGLAELLGRRARAGA; this comes from the coding sequence ATGGTCGTCTGCGGGGACGACGGGCTGGCACACCGGCTCGCCGCCGAACTGCGGAACGTGTACGGGGAGCAGGTGACGCTCGTCGTGCCGCCCACCGCCCGGGTCGCGCAGCGGCCGGTCGTCGGACGCGCCCGCGGCGCCGCCGCGCTCCTCGACCGGGTGACGGCGGCGGTCAACCGGGCGGCGGGCAACGGCGATCAGGCAATCGGCGACCGGACCGGAGACAGAGGGGAACGGGGCGATCAGGGCGACCGGGGCGAGGACAGGAACGACCGCAACGGCGACCGGGTCCTGGAAGCCGCCGAGGCCACCGAGGCCGTGCTCGCCGAGGCCGGGGTGGAGCGGGCCGCCGCACTGGCGCTCGTGTATGACGACGACGAGACCAACATCCGCGCGGCCTTGACCGCCCGGCGCCTCAACCCGCGCCTGCGGCTCGTCCTCCGGCTCTACAACCGCCGGTTGGGGCAGCACATCGAGGAACTCCTCGACCAGGCCGCGGCGTTGGCCACCGGAGGCGCCGCCGACGACGGGGTCGACGGCCTGGGCGCCTCGACGACCGTCCTCTCCGACGCCGACACGGCCGCGCCCGCGCTGGCCGCGACCGCCGTCGTCGGGACCACCAAGGTCGTGCAGACGGACGGGCTGATGCTGCGGGCCGTGGAACGCCCGCCGGGCCGTGGTGGTCAGAGCCCGGGAGGTCTGTGCACGCTCGCACTCCTCTCGGCCACCACCAACGACCCCGCCGGAGCCGACGGTTCAGAGAGCAGCGGGGAGCGCGGCCCCCAACTCCTGCCCGACGAGCGGGCGGTGGCGGCGGCCACCGGACGCGGGACCGTCGTACTGGACACCGTGCGCTACGCCGGACCCGCGCTGCCGCCCGGCCGGGCGGGCGGCGGGTCGCTGGGGGCCTTCGGGGCGTTCGGGTCGCTGCTCTCGCGGCGGCTGCGGTGGTCCCTCGCGGGGCTGATCGCGTGTGTGTTCGCCCTCGCCGTCGCCCAGATGGTCATCACCGGGGAGCATCCGCTCCAGGCGACGTACGCGACCCTCCTCGACCTCTTCGGGATCGCCGACCCGGCGACCGACCAGAGCGACTCCCGCCAGATCCTCCAACTCCTCTCCGGCCTCATGGGCCTACTCCTCCTGCCCGTGCTCCTGGCCGCCGTGCTGGAGGCCCTCGGCACCTTCCGCAGCGGCACCGCCCTCCGCAAGCCGCCCCGCGGCCTCTCCGGGCACGTCGTCCTCCTCGGCCTCGGCAAGATCGGCACCCGGGTGCTCGCGCGCCTGCGTGACCTGCACATCCCGGTCGTCTGCGTCGAGGCCGACCCCGAGGCACGGGGCCTGGCGGAGGCCCGCCGACTGAGGGTGCCGGTCGTGCTCGGCGACGTGACCCAGGAAGGCGTCCTGGAGGCCGCCAAGATCCACCGCGCCCACGCGCTCCTCGCCGTCACCAGCTCCGACACGACGAACCTCGAAGCCGGCCTGTACGCCCGTTCCGTCCGCCCCGACCTGCGCGTCGTCCTCCGCCTCTACGACGACGACTTCGCCACCGCCGTCTACCGCACCCTGCGCGCCGCCCACCCCGGCGCCCTCACCCGCAGCCGCAGCGTCACCCACCTCGCCGCGCCCGCGTTCGCCGGCGCGATGATGGGCCGTCAGATCCTGGGGGCGATCCCCGTCGAACGCCGTGTCCTGCTCTTCGCGGCCGTCGAGGTCCGCGGCCACCCCCGCCTGGAGGGCCGGACCGTGGCCGAGGCATTCCGGGCGGGCGCGTGGCGTGTGCTGGCCCTCGACACGGCCGCGCCGGGAGAATCCGGCGCCGAGCGGGCACCGGGGGCGCCGTCGGGGGCGGGGCTGATCTGGGACCTGCCCCTCACGTACGTGCTCCGCGCCGAGGACCGCGTGGTGCTGGCGGCCACGCGGCGGGGGCTGGCGGAGCTGTTGGGAAGGCGGGCGAGGGCGGGGGCGTAG
- a CDS encoding sigma-70 family RNA polymerase sigma factor, with translation MTREGHQVITLTPLPASIPQARSTTDESITAWALAARGGDPEAVERFVGALHRDVQRFVAHLCADPQAVDDLAQEVFLRALGSLHRFEGRCSARTWLLSIARRAVTDSFRYAAARPRLSDVPDWRLAVERAQPRGLPGFDDGVALVDLLSALPEERREAFVLTQVVGLSYEDAAELSGCPVGTVRSRVARARATLVGLLAAAEAQEVEVLVAA, from the coding sequence ATGACCCGAGAAGGACACCAGGTGATCACCCTTACCCCCCTGCCTGCCTCGATCCCGCAGGCCAGGTCCACGACCGACGAGTCCATAACCGCCTGGGCGCTGGCCGCCCGCGGTGGGGACCCGGAGGCCGTCGAGCGGTTCGTCGGTGCGCTGCACCGTGACGTCCAGCGGTTCGTCGCCCACCTCTGCGCGGACCCGCAGGCCGTGGACGACCTCGCCCAGGAGGTTTTCCTGCGGGCGCTCGGCAGCCTGCACCGGTTCGAGGGGCGGTGCTCGGCCCGTACGTGGCTGCTGTCCATCGCCCGGCGGGCCGTGACCGACAGCTTCCGGTACGCGGCGGCGCGGCCGCGGCTGTCCGATGTGCCGGACTGGCGGCTGGCCGTCGAGCGCGCGCAGCCTCGGGGGCTGCCCGGGTTCGACGACGGGGTCGCGCTGGTCGATCTGCTGAGTGCGTTGCCCGAGGAGCGGCGGGAGGCGTTTGTGCTGACGCAGGTGGTGGGGTTGTCGTACGAGGACGCGGCGGAGCTGAGTGGGTGTCCGGTGGGGACGGTGCGGTCTCGGGTGGCTCGGGCCAGGGCGACGCTGGTGGGGTTGCTGGCGGCGGCGGAGGCCCAGGAGGTGGAGGTGTTGGTGGCGGCCTGA
- a CDS encoding GTP-binding protein, translating into MTTAHDGTAHDGLDRLPVTVLSGFLGAGKTTLLNHVLANREGLRVAVIVNDMSEVNIDAALVRGGEAALSRTEERLVEMTNGCICCTLRDDLLEEVDRLAREGRFDYLLIESSGISEPMPVAATFAFARDDGAMLWDLARLDTMVTVVDAVNFLPELAGGDELVARGLDQYEDDERTVSDLLMDQVEFADVIVLNKLDLVDAPTAERLAATLARLNPAARIVPVSHGRVRVAEVLGTGAFDLERAQQAPGWVRELNGDHVPETEEYGISSTVFRSELPFHPGRLWTFVTEALDSGSFGEVLRSKGFFTLASRPGVVGLWSQAGSVARFEPSAARDDEAPYAQELVFIGTGLRAERLRSALAGCLMGEGELLSRSALGDPFPAWDTYGIDDACEHEQPAGVG; encoded by the coding sequence GTGACCACGGCGCACGACGGAACGGCGCACGACGGACTCGACCGGCTTCCCGTCACGGTCCTCTCCGGCTTTCTCGGCGCGGGCAAGACCACTCTGCTCAACCATGTCCTCGCCAACCGCGAGGGGCTCCGGGTGGCGGTCATCGTCAACGACATGAGCGAGGTCAACATCGACGCCGCCCTCGTGCGCGGCGGCGAGGCGGCGCTGTCGCGCACGGAGGAGCGGCTGGTCGAGATGACCAACGGCTGCATCTGCTGCACCCTGCGCGACGATCTGCTGGAGGAGGTGGACCGGCTGGCGCGGGAGGGTCGTTTCGACTATCTGCTCATCGAGAGTTCGGGGATCTCCGAGCCGATGCCCGTGGCGGCGACCTTCGCCTTCGCGCGCGACGACGGTGCCATGCTCTGGGACCTCGCCCGGCTCGACACCATGGTCACGGTCGTCGACGCGGTGAACTTCCTGCCCGAGCTGGCGGGTGGTGACGAGCTCGTGGCGCGGGGGCTCGACCAGTACGAGGACGACGAGCGGACGGTGAGCGATCTGCTGATGGACCAGGTCGAGTTCGCCGATGTGATCGTGCTCAACAAGCTCGACCTCGTCGACGCGCCGACCGCCGAGCGGCTCGCGGCGACGCTGGCGCGGCTCAACCCGGCCGCGCGGATCGTGCCGGTCAGCCATGGCCGTGTGCGGGTCGCGGAGGTGCTCGGCACCGGGGCGTTCGACCTCGAACGGGCCCAGCAGGCGCCGGGGTGGGTGCGGGAGCTGAACGGTGACCATGTGCCGGAGACCGAGGAGTACGGCATCTCCTCGACCGTCTTCCGGTCCGAACTCCCCTTCCATCCAGGACGGTTGTGGACCTTCGTGACCGAGGCGCTCGACAGCGGTTCCTTCGGGGAGGTCCTGCGCTCCAAGGGCTTCTTCACCCTGGCCAGCCGGCCGGGCGTCGTCGGACTGTGGTCCCAGGCCGGGTCCGTCGCCCGCTTCGAACCGTCCGCCGCGCGGGACGACGAGGCCCCGTACGCACAGGAGTTGGTCTTCATCGGGACGGGTTTGCGGGCGGAGCGGCTGCGGTCGGCCTTGGCGGGTTGCCTGATGGGCGAGGGCGAGCTCCTTTCCCGGTCCGCCCTCGGCGATCCGTTCCCCGCGTGGGACACGTACGGAATCGACGACGCTTGCGAACACGAGCAACCCGCCGGGGTGGGCTGA